One Gammaproteobacteria bacterium DNA segment encodes these proteins:
- a CDS encoding glycine betaine ABC transporter substrate-binding protein, whose translation MSANAMAAQDIRIGWTAWSDAEFVTKLAKRILEEKMDYEVELLQTDIAPQYQGLATGGIDIMLMSWQPGTHADYVTKMGDKIVNLGLLYTHARLGWVVPAYVPESEVSSIADLKKPAVRDRLDETITGIDPGAGLTRLSKQAIEDYGLDYELQISSGAGMTAALDRAIRRDEWIVVTGWSPHWMFGKYDLRYLEDPKGALGAFERVHAVARKGFYQDDVKAAGFFSRMQLPIDDLQAAMNDAQESSYEEAVTQYMANNEKRIHYWVTGEL comes from the coding sequence ATGAGCGCCAATGCGATGGCCGCTCAGGACATCCGCATCGGCTGGACCGCGTGGTCCGATGCGGAATTCGTCACCAAGCTCGCCAAACGCATCCTGGAAGAGAAGATGGATTACGAGGTGGAGCTGCTGCAGACGGACATTGCCCCCCAGTACCAGGGCCTTGCCACCGGCGGCATCGACATCATGCTCATGTCCTGGCAGCCGGGCACCCACGCGGACTACGTGACCAAGATGGGGGACAAGATAGTCAACCTCGGCCTGCTCTATACCCACGCCCGTCTCGGCTGGGTGGTGCCCGCCTATGTCCCCGAGAGCGAGGTGAGTTCCATCGCCGATCTCAAGAAGCCGGCGGTCAGGGACCGGCTGGATGAGACCATTACCGGCATCGACCCCGGTGCCGGCCTCACCCGCCTGTCCAAGCAGGCCATCGAGGACTACGGCCTCGACTACGAGCTGCAGATCTCCAGCGGCGCCGGCATGACGGCGGCCCTCGATCGGGCCATCCGCCGCGACGAGTGGATCGTGGTCACCGGCTGGAGCCCCCACTGGATGTTCGGTAAGTACGACCTGCGTTATCTGGAAGACCCCAAGGGTGCGCTGGGGGCCTTCGAGCGCGTCCATGCCGTGGCCCGCAAGGGTTTCTATCAGGACGACGTCAAGGCCGCCGGTTTCTTCTCCCGCATGCAGCTGCCCATCGACGACCTGCAGGCGGCCATGAACGACGCCCAGGAGAGTTCGTACGAGGAGGCCGTTACCCAGTACATGGCGAACAACGAGAAGCGTATCCACTACTGGGTGACGGGAGAACTCTGA
- a CDS encoding DUF2069 domain-containing protein: protein MTTPSHAPGTLTRIARDTSLGALLSLLMLLIAWYGWLAPPALSFGPVLLILFLLPLLLPLTGMVKGRPRAFIGASLLALVYLSHGVMEAYGSPAERWLALVEVTLSLMLFAAGLTFARLRRREMDER from the coding sequence TTGACTACCCCCTCCCACGCGCCGGGGACCCTGACTCGCATCGCGCGTGACACGAGCCTCGGTGCCCTGCTATCGCTGCTGATGCTGTTGATTGCCTGGTACGGCTGGCTGGCACCCCCGGCGCTGTCCTTCGGACCGGTGCTGCTGATTCTTTTTCTGCTGCCGCTGCTGCTCCCATTGACGGGTATGGTGAAGGGCCGGCCCCGGGCCTTTATCGGCGCCAGCCTGCTGGCGCTTGTCTATCTGAGTCATGGCGTGATGGAGGCCTACGGTTCCCCCGCAGAGCGCTGGTTGGCCCTGGTGGAGGTGACGCTCAGCCTCATGCTCTTCGCTGCCGGTCTCACCTTCGCCCGTCTGCGACGACGGGAGATGGACGAACGATAA
- the wrbA gene encoding NAD(P)H:quinone oxidoreductase, giving the protein MTEILVLYYSRHGNVTRMANLVARGVEEVAGCSARVRTVPGVSATCEAIEPPVPAAGPPFASHRDLRECHGLAMGSPTHFGNMAAPLKHFIDGTSSLWMSGALTDKPAAVFTSTASMHGGQETTLISMMLPLLHHGMMILGLPYENPELIRTTAGGTPYGASHVAGEDNRRALCKDEERLCIALGRRVARVASRLSRP; this is encoded by the coding sequence GTGACCGAGATTCTGGTCCTCTATTACAGCCGCCACGGCAACGTGACCCGCATGGCTAACTTGGTGGCCCGCGGCGTCGAGGAGGTCGCGGGTTGCTCTGCCCGGGTGCGCACCGTGCCCGGGGTTTCCGCCACTTGCGAGGCCATCGAACCGCCGGTGCCGGCCGCCGGTCCGCCTTTCGCCTCCCACCGCGACCTGCGGGAATGCCATGGCCTGGCCATGGGCAGCCCCACCCACTTCGGCAACATGGCGGCACCGTTGAAGCATTTCATCGACGGTACCAGCAGCCTGTGGATGTCCGGGGCCCTGACGGACAAACCGGCGGCGGTGTTCACCTCCACCGCCAGCATGCACGGCGGCCAGGAGACCACCCTGATTTCCATGATGCTGCCGCTGCTGCACCACGGCATGATGATCCTGGGGCTGCCCTACGAGAATCCGGAGTTGATACGTACCACAGCCGGCGGCACACCCTACGGTGCCAGCCATGTGGCCGGCGAGGACAACCGCCGCGCCTTGTGCAAGGATGAAGAACGGCTGTGCATCGCCCTCGGGCGGCGCGTGGCCCGCGTGGCCTCGAGGCTCAGTCGGCCTTGA
- the arsC gene encoding arsenate reductase (glutaredoxin) (This arsenate reductase requires both glutathione and glutaredoxin to convert arsenate to arsenite, after which the efflux transporter formed by ArsA and ArsB can extrude the arsenite from the cell, providing resistance.) has translation MTVRIYHNPRCSKSRQALQLLRDRDVEVEIVDYLKTPPDEATLRRLLQLLALGPRDLMRKKEKEYHELGLDDPTLDADALIKALAEHPRLMERPIVVKDGAAVIGRPPEDVLKLV, from the coding sequence ATGACCGTTCGAATCTATCACAATCCACGCTGTTCCAAGAGCCGCCAGGCATTGCAGCTGCTGCGGGACCGGGATGTCGAAGTGGAGATAGTGGACTATCTAAAGACGCCGCCCGACGAGGCGACCTTGCGCCGCCTGCTGCAGCTGCTGGCCTTGGGCCCGCGTGACCTCATGCGCAAGAAAGAAAAGGAATATCATGAATTGGGGCTCGATGACCCCACCCTCGACGCGGACGCGTTGATAAAGGCCCTGGCGGAGCACCCCAGACTCATGGAGCGCCCCATCGTCGTCAAGGACGGCGCGGCGGTGATCGGGCGCCCCCCTGAAGACGTACTCAAGCTCGTTTGA
- a CDS encoding DUF4398 domain-containing protein: MKIVSTLKAVGTTVLVALLVIGCASAPTQEMADARQALQAAESAGAATHAPANLKGAKELLSKAEKAIGDGDYNAAKADAIATKKAAVSARNIALAIGTAEKALNDAEAVGAPAPDARALLARARTAAERGDEVTAVKLANEAKAQGESVKDRYYLKQAKAMLEEAGVYRSRMSATEQARYRDALAAVGQGDGWRAYDIAKTLMSTLDTSTPLAVESYQVVRGDSLWGISGQEVIYDNPYYWPLIFKANADRIRDADLIYPGQGLDIPRGYGRGEADAAVDHARNRGAWSLGTVEASDRTYLGR, from the coding sequence ATGAAGATTGTGTCGACGCTAAAGGCAGTTGGGACGACCGTCCTGGTGGCCCTCCTGGTCATCGGTTGCGCGAGTGCGCCCACCCAGGAGATGGCCGATGCCCGCCAGGCCCTGCAGGCGGCGGAGAGCGCCGGTGCGGCGACCCATGCACCGGCCAATCTCAAGGGGGCGAAAGAACTTCTCTCGAAGGCCGAGAAGGCCATCGGCGACGGCGACTATAATGCCGCGAAGGCGGATGCCATCGCCACCAAGAAGGCCGCGGTATCGGCACGAAATATCGCCCTGGCCATCGGGACGGCGGAGAAGGCCCTGAACGACGCCGAGGCAGTCGGTGCGCCGGCGCCTGACGCCCGTGCACTGTTGGCCCGGGCCAGGACGGCGGCGGAGCGGGGTGACGAGGTGACGGCGGTCAAGCTGGCCAACGAGGCCAAGGCCCAGGGTGAGTCGGTGAAGGACCGGTATTACCTGAAACAGGCCAAGGCCATGCTCGAAGAGGCCGGCGTCTATCGGTCCCGTATGTCGGCCACGGAGCAGGCTCGATACCGTGATGCCCTGGCCGCCGTGGGACAGGGGGACGGTTGGCGCGCCTACGATATCGCGAAAACCCTCATGTCCACCCTGGATACGTCCACCCCCCTCGCGGTGGAGTCCTACCAGGTGGTTCGCGGTGACAGCCTGTGGGGAATCTCAGGGCAGGAAGTCATTTACGACAACCCGTACTACTGGCCTTTGATATTCAAGGCCAACGCGGATCGCATCAGGGACGCGGATCTCATCTACCCCGGCCAGGGTCTGGATATTCCTCGGGGCTATGGCCGTGGTGAGGCGGATGCCGCCGTGGACCATGCCAGGAATCGGGGTGCCTGGTCCCTCGGCACGGTGGAGGCATCCGATCGGACCTATCTCGGGCGCTGA
- a CDS encoding TlpA disulfide reductase family protein — MAELYLKCLRTLLAGLLLVTVGVHAEPAKLALPDMDGNPHSLADLRGKWVVVNFWATWCPPCIEEIPELVLFHEANKDKGAVVWGVNFEDIDAAGLNDFLEDFFVTYPISMMRPAGVTPLGPIMGLPTTFVVDPEGKLVAKQTGPVTAEMLENFIEKKNNQR, encoded by the coding sequence TTGGCTGAACTCTATCTGAAGTGTCTCCGGACCCTCCTGGCCGGCCTGTTGCTGGTCACCGTGGGCGTTCACGCGGAACCCGCGAAGCTGGCCCTTCCAGACATGGATGGGAATCCCCATTCACTGGCCGACTTGCGTGGCAAGTGGGTGGTGGTGAACTTCTGGGCCACCTGGTGTCCACCGTGCATCGAGGAGATCCCGGAACTCGTGCTGTTCCATGAGGCAAACAAGGACAAGGGTGCCGTGGTGTGGGGTGTCAATTTCGAGGACATCGATGCCGCCGGTTTGAACGACTTCCTGGAGGACTTTTTCGTCACCTATCCCATCTCCATGATGCGCCCCGCTGGAGTAACACCTCTGGGCCCCATCATGGGGCTCCCCACCACGTTCGTAGTCGACCCCGAGGGTAAGCTGGTGGCCAAGCAGACCGGACCGGTGACTGCGGAAATGCTGGAAAACTTCATAGAGAAAAAGAATAATCAGCGTTAA
- a CDS encoding thioredoxin family protein, with protein sequence MLLSIAVSCGAAGRDPYTHFFNDTFGDFTEELTVAREQGKKGILIFFEMDECPFCHRMKQTVLNQPRVQEWYRDNFLIFPVDVEGDTEITDFEGNTMRSKDFAEKKNRVRATPVFAFYDLEGNRVVRYTGATSDVDEFLWLGEFVAEGHYKDTNFVRYKRQKRSQGE encoded by the coding sequence ATGCTGCTCTCGATCGCGGTCTCCTGCGGCGCCGCAGGCCGCGACCCCTATACCCATTTTTTCAACGATACCTTCGGTGATTTCACGGAAGAACTCACGGTGGCACGGGAGCAGGGCAAGAAAGGCATTCTTATATTCTTCGAGATGGACGAATGCCCCTTTTGCCATCGCATGAAGCAGACGGTGCTGAACCAACCGCGGGTCCAGGAGTGGTATCGGGACAATTTCCTGATCTTCCCGGTGGATGTGGAAGGTGATACGGAGATCACCGATTTCGAGGGTAACACCATGCGCTCCAAGGATTTTGCCGAGAAGAAGAATCGCGTCAGGGCCACCCCGGTATTTGCCTTCTATGATCTGGAAGGCAACCGGGTGGTGCGCTACACGGGGGCGACCAGTGACGTGGACGAGTTCCTGTGGCTCGGCGAGTTCGTGGCCGAGGGCCATTACAAGGACACGAACTTCGTCCGTTACAAGCGCCAGAAGAGAAGTCAGGGCGAATAA
- a CDS encoding TolC family protein: MPQPLTLEYALGLADEPHPDLLESRARLALARAEHEGAAADDDATAVLSTTLAWADEDRFGESQDHAVGVAVRKRLYDFGYSATLSEAAAAGVRGFESRLLDARQQRRVAILEAFFDVVLADLAFARDNEAMALQFVRFDRLRDRHELKQASDLELFEAEATYQEFRSAVMRSRATQRTTRVRLAELLNRPQDSPSDVARPTDLSAIGRDLVDVESLQASAAEHNPRLVALRAELDAAARGIEAAQAASGPVLRAELDAGAQSRSQRSSANDWRAGIVLDIPLYEGGRAGARIARAEAEHDRVRAELARHAIAVRRAVVDLWVELDVLQRQREVDAVRRDFTELNLDRSRTLYQMEAISDLGDSMVMTSEARLQTARTEFDIALAWVRLDALTGKAPEEMVSNLLGSR, from the coding sequence TTGCCCCAGCCGCTGACCCTGGAATACGCCCTGGGCCTGGCGGACGAGCCTCACCCCGACCTGCTGGAGTCCCGCGCCCGCCTGGCGCTGGCCCGCGCGGAACATGAAGGCGCGGCCGCCGACGATGATGCCACCGCGGTGTTGTCGACCACCCTGGCGTGGGCGGACGAGGACCGCTTCGGGGAGTCGCAGGATCATGCGGTCGGGGTAGCGGTGCGCAAGCGGTTGTACGACTTCGGTTACTCCGCCACCCTGAGCGAGGCCGCGGCTGCCGGCGTTCGTGGCTTCGAAAGCCGGTTGCTGGATGCGCGCCAGCAGCGGCGCGTCGCCATCCTGGAGGCCTTCTTCGATGTCGTCCTCGCCGATCTGGCCTTCGCCAGGGACAACGAGGCCATGGCCCTGCAGTTCGTGCGTTTCGACCGCCTGCGGGACCGCCACGAACTGAAACAGGCTTCGGACCTCGAGTTGTTCGAGGCCGAGGCGACATACCAGGAGTTTCGCAGCGCCGTGATGCGCAGCCGGGCCACCCAACGGACCACCCGGGTGCGGTTGGCGGAACTCCTCAATCGCCCCCAGGATTCGCCGTCGGATGTCGCCCGGCCTACTGACCTGTCCGCGATCGGCCGGGACCTCGTGGACGTCGAGTCGTTGCAGGCCAGCGCCGCCGAGCACAATCCTCGCCTCGTGGCTCTCAGGGCCGAGCTGGATGCCGCGGCCAGGGGCATCGAGGCGGCGCAGGCCGCCAGCGGACCGGTGCTGCGGGCTGAACTGGATGCCGGGGCCCAGAGTCGCTCCCAGCGGTCGAGTGCGAACGACTGGCGGGCCGGCATCGTGCTCGATATACCCTTATATGAGGGCGGCCGTGCCGGGGCCCGTATCGCCCGCGCCGAGGCCGAGCACGATCGAGTCAGGGCCGAATTGGCCCGCCACGCCATCGCCGTGCGCCGGGCGGTGGTGGATCTGTGGGTGGAACTCGACGTCCTGCAGCGCCAGCGCGAGGTGGATGCCGTGCGCCGGGACTTCACGGAACTGAACCTCGATCGCAGCCGCACCCTTTACCAGATGGAGGCCATTTCCGATCTGGGAGACTCCATGGTAATGACCTCCGAAGCACGGCTGCAGACGGCCCGCACGGAGTTCGATATCGCCCTGGCCTGGGTCCGGCTGGACGCCCTGACGGGCAAGGCGCCGGAAGAGATGGTCAGCAATCTCTTGGGTAGCCGTTGA
- a CDS encoding efflux RND transporter periplasmic adaptor subunit produces MRHNIILWGLLLVSLGAHGLEATGRLAWGRQVTLSTPASGMVVAVPVTAGDRVKEGGVLVRLDQRAVTARLAAAGKHVERARQAFEEAGRELERTEELYDRTLLADHDLQVARIAHVTAAAELKGAEARHVERRLDLEYRVVRAPFAGTVVQRHIHPGMAVVNTHVAIPLVTLASLRPYTVEAGVPGEWAAAVMPGQQVTVVIGDARRGGTVASLLPELCREGVSGSGYVLRVILEDDESAEFSPGQTVRILGP; encoded by the coding sequence ATGAGGCACAACATCATTCTCTGGGGCCTGCTGCTGGTGTCGCTCGGGGCCCACGGGCTGGAGGCTACGGGACGGCTGGCGTGGGGCCGGCAAGTGACTCTCAGCACGCCGGCCTCCGGCATGGTGGTGGCGGTGCCCGTGACCGCGGGTGACCGGGTGAAAGAGGGAGGGGTGCTGGTACGCCTGGATCAACGCGCCGTGACGGCCCGCCTCGCGGCCGCCGGGAAGCATGTCGAAAGGGCGCGCCAGGCCTTCGAGGAGGCGGGACGGGAACTCGAGCGCACCGAAGAGCTTTATGACCGCACCCTGCTTGCCGATCATGATCTGCAGGTGGCCCGCATTGCTCACGTGACGGCGGCGGCCGAGTTGAAGGGGGCCGAGGCGAGGCATGTCGAACGGCGGCTGGATCTCGAGTACAGGGTGGTCAGGGCTCCTTTCGCGGGCACGGTGGTGCAGCGTCATATCCATCCCGGCATGGCGGTGGTGAACACCCATGTGGCCATTCCCCTGGTGACCCTGGCATCTCTCCGCCCCTATACGGTAGAGGCCGGGGTCCCAGGCGAATGGGCGGCGGCGGTGATGCCGGGCCAGCAGGTCACGGTGGTCATCGGCGACGCCCGCCGCGGTGGGACGGTGGCCTCCCTGCTGCCGGAACTCTGCCGTGAAGGCGTATCCGGCTCCGGGTACGTGTTGCGGGTGATCCTCGAGGATGACGAATCCGCGGAGTTCTCTCCCGGTCAAACCGTTCGGATCCTGGGGCCCTGA
- a CDS encoding acylphosphatase, translating to MNTEERLSRRCRVTGRVQGVWFRAATRDKALELGLDGEARNLPDGAVEVVVTGPAQQLEALCQWLWQGSPMSRVEAVECRTIATTTHRGFSTA from the coding sequence ATGAATACCGAAGAGCGGCTGAGCCGGCGGTGCCGGGTGACGGGGCGGGTGCAGGGGGTCTGGTTTCGCGCCGCCACCCGCGACAAGGCCCTGGAATTGGGCCTCGATGGCGAGGCGCGGAACCTGCCGGATGGTGCCGTGGAGGTGGTGGTGACGGGGCCCGCGCAGCAGCTGGAGGCACTGTGCCAGTGGTTGTGGCAGGGCTCTCCCATGTCCCGGGTGGAGGCGGTGGAGTGCCGAACCATCGCCACGACCACCCACCGCGGCTTTTCCACCGCCTGA
- a CDS encoding transglycosylase SLT domain-containing protein, giving the protein MVVAAAPQGRPDPVLAARLKDAIEDATSFGDRFEAQVWLMDMSQRLAPYVPDVEERLAILEAVHREADRAALPPELVLAVIHVESRFDRFAISRAGARGLMQIMPFWLDEIGHPEDNLFVIETNLRMGCTILRYYVDMEDGHLARALARYNGSLGRPVYPRLVFDALRRHWYKQ; this is encoded by the coding sequence ATGGTGGTCGCCGCCGCACCCCAGGGCCGGCCGGACCCGGTGCTGGCGGCCCGGCTCAAGGACGCCATCGAGGATGCCACCAGCTTCGGCGATCGCTTCGAGGCCCAGGTGTGGCTGATGGACATGTCCCAGCGTCTGGCCCCCTACGTGCCGGACGTGGAAGAACGCCTGGCCATTCTCGAGGCGGTCCATCGCGAGGCAGACCGCGCGGCGTTGCCCCCGGAACTGGTACTCGCCGTCATCCATGTGGAGAGCCGCTTCGATCGCTTCGCCATCTCGCGCGCCGGTGCCCGCGGGCTCATGCAGATCATGCCCTTCTGGCTGGATGAGATCGGCCATCCCGAGGACAATCTCTTCGTCATCGAGACCAATCTGCGCATGGGCTGCACCATCCTGCGCTATTACGTGGACATGGAGGATGGCCACTTGGCGCGCGCCCTGGCGCGCTACAACGGCAGCTTGGGACGCCCGGTGTATCCCCGCCTGGTGTTCGACGCCCTGAGACGCCACTGGTACAAGCAATAG